The window TTCCATCCACAATATGCTTTTTCATAAGCTGTTGTCTGAAAAAGGATTGAAACCCGGACGGGCCACCGAAAAGGGAATTGATGTCACCCTTGAGGTTGTTGCCCCTTTCCAGATGCCCGAGGCCCTTGAGTATGACGAAGACGGCGAAATCGGCGGATTTATCGTAGCTGAACCATTCGGCTCCCAGGTGATAGCCGCAGGGCATGGTGAAGAATTTGAATTGTCAAAAAATTTGTGGGCCAAGCATCCTTGCTGTGTTTTTGTCATGCGTACCGAGGTGATTGAAAAAAATCCCGAAGCCATGCAGGAAATTTGCACAAGTTTTGTCCGGTCCGGGCTCGCCATTGATGCCCAGCCTGATCCTGCTTCAATTATTGGTGCTGATTTCTTTTCCCAAGATAGGGATATCATCCGACGGGTGCTTACAGATCCTCCTGACCGGATTCTGACGGGAGAGCTTTATCCCAGAAAAGATGATCTTGATGTAATCCAGAAGTACATGATGGATAAAATGAATATCATGACATCTCTCATTGATCTGGATAACTTTGTGGATACGCGTTTTGCCGACGCGGCAGGGGCTAAATAAAAAAATAACACCTCAGTCCCTGCCTGCTATTTGGCAGACTCAATAAAACCGTAGATTTTTTCTATGGCTTTTAATCCCCAGGCCGGTTTCCCGGACAGCGTGGCGACACCGTCGCGATTGAGTCGATCCGTTGTCTGCTGGGCAGTAAGTCCCCGGCCCTTTAAATCAATAATAATTTGCATGACAGCAGCCTTGTATTGACCCATATCCTGATCCGGCGAAATATCCGGTTTTATCGAGGCGGGTTCCCCATCTCCTTTCTCGTCGAACTTTTCCTTGATGTCGGTATCTGCTTCGACATGGGCAGCGATTTTATGATCAGCACTGTCCTGTGTGTCAGTTAACAGAGCGCTCAGATTATCCATCCCGTGATCTTCAACTGGCGCAACTTCAGGTTTCGAAGGGGAGGGGCTGGAATTTGCCGTGTCCGATACCAGGGATGACAGATCATCAAGCTCTACCTGTTCGTCTATCTGTTCGTCATCTCCCCTGCCATCGCCAACAAGCAGGGATAAATCGTCCATGGTGGGTTCGGATTTAATCGGTTGTTCAATCAGGGCGTATAGATCATCTAAATCAGCTGCATCGTGATCTCGGGGTTGATCAATAAGTTTGGACAAATCATCAATATCTTCATGGTCTCCCAGATTCACAAGCTTGGACAGATCATCAATATCCTCCTGGGTATCTGTGCCTACAAGTAAAGACAGGTCATCAAGGTCATCTTCAGGCTTAGCTGCATGGTCAACATTATCCAACGACTCATAGTCCAACGATTCTGGATCACTGCCAATTAATTTTGACAGGTCATCCATATTATCTGCATGATCTGCCGGGCCGTCAGTTTGTGCCGGTACAGGCTCTGGGTCATCCAGCAGGCTTGCCAGATCGTCAAGATCCTGGGCCGGACTGGATACCGAGTCAATCAATGCGGATAAATCGTCAAGCTCTTGGCGTGTCAGGGCATTATCATTGACCAGCAATGACAGGTCATCCATGTCCTGTTCTTTAATGTCCCCAAGACTTCCATGGCTCTGGTTCTGAAAGAGATGTTCGCTATCCAAAGTCTCCTGATCAGAATTGAAGTCTGTATCCAGAAGGCTTTCGTCAAGGTCGCATGTCTCTTCCACGGCGAGAATCTCAACAGCCTTGCCGGCTATTTCCATGGCATTGGGGGCGGCAAGGCCATGCCGTTCATTCATCTGCTGTAATGCCAGGGCAATGGTGGTCATGGCCGCCGCTTTTTTCTCTTCGGCCGCCGCCCGTTTTTCCATGGCATCGGCTTTTCTTTCTTCCACCCGGGAAAGTGCCTCCTGGGCCATGGCAATACGCTCTTGTTTTTCCATGAAAATTTCAAGCATATCCTTGAACATCGACGCTGATTGCGCGTCCAATTGTGTGTCCTGGGTAGGTGTCCCGGGATTTGCGGTATGATGTTGCACCGGAGCCGTATCTTTAAGCCATTGTGCCTGCTGTGCAAGTAATTCTTCGATCTGTTCGGGAAGCAAACCGGAATCCAGAAATTTTCTGATTTTTAGAAGGGAGGCAACGGCTTGTTCCGTATAATATGTTTCTTGGTTGATCATTTGCGTGTTCGGGGCAAGCCAAGGGCTGAACCGATGCAAAACGAACTTTAACGTGGCCTTACCCATAGCCAGCTCATCTATTAAATCTTGGATGGTCAGCAACTTAGAACGGGTCATTATTTCCCTCATTTTGCGAAAATTAATTGAAATTCAGTTTTTTATTGTTACCATAAAATTAAGGATACCAAAAGCGTTTATAGTAAAGGAAAATAAGGATACGATAGTATTTGACACCTTTTTTCTCACTTGATATATTTTTTCAGATTAGTTCTGTTCCAAGATAGTAAAAAGTTCAAAATTTCAACCTTGGCAAATATGCGTGCATAGTCTTTTCCGGGACGCTAATGCGTTTTTGACCGATCAGGTAAGTCCGGAAAAGAAAAAGTAAACTGATTCCAATCAAAGACTTGGCAGCACTTGCCGCCTTTGCTGCCCATGGAGGGTAAAATGGCCATTACAACAGAACCTAAGACCTTTAACCACCACGTCGAAGCCGTTAAGAAGGGAGCCCGGAAATTCGAAGATGCTTTCCAGGGCGTATCCCGCATGATTTTAGACGCCGGCATCCGCAAGGTCACGGTCAAAGGAAAAAACACCTACCAGTTTGACCTGTTCAGCGGAGGCAAAAAGCATCTGGTGGGCATGTATGATGAAATCAACTCCTTTGTCTCTTTTGTCAAGGATGCCTCCGAGGGCGGATCTTCCAGGGAGATGGCTTATGTTCTGGTGGGCGAGCCGGGCAATGGGAAAACCTTTTTTGTGGAATACCTGTGCGCCCGGTACAGGGAGTTTTTGTCAAGTCCTGCGAATATGAAGTATACGTTTCGGTTTAAGAACCTTGAGAGGCTGGGAGGCTATGGGAAGATCAATGTTATTGAATCCCAGACTTACGAGGATCCCATGATTCTTGCCATGAGTGTCAAGGGGGATAAAGAGGCCTCCATGAGTTATCTTTCCAAGGCATTTAAATTTAAAGACAAGGAGATAGAGGCCCTTTATGAGAAATATCGTCCACTAGGTGCCTGTTCTGCCTACATCTGGAACCAGATCCGGGAGCATTGTGATGATACCCCTGCACAAATGATGGAATTTATAGAGATTGCCCCGGTTCCATTGATCGAAAGCCTTGGCACGATTACCGGCAAATATCCGGCCAAGGACAAAATCACCTCTTCTGCCGTGGATCTTATGGGTGAGGAATCCATTCAGCGGTTGCTGCATATTCCGGATTCCAATAACCCCTACCGGTTTGACCTGCGCCGGGGCGCCTTGGCCCGGGTGGCCGGCGGCGGTATCCATTTTTCCGATGAGATTTATAAGAACAAAAAAGATCTGGTCCAGGTCTATCTCGGTGTGATCCAAAACCGTATGATAGAACTGGATGGGTTTAAATGGCCCATTGACACCCTGATCATTGCCACCTCAAATAACTCCGAGTTCAACACCTTTTTGATGGAACGTGAGGAAGCACCCATTGTTGACCGGTGCAGGATCTGCTATGTGGCCCATAATACCGACTATAAAATCCAGAAAACTTTGACCGAATATGCCATTGGTACGGATGTGAAGCGCTCCCTTGACCAGGAAGTGCTTCACCAGGATCCAAATCTGAACTATGCCGCCTCCGTTGCCGTGGTACTGACCCGCCTTCCCCGGTCCGACAAACTCACCCCGGTTGAAACCATGAAGCTTGCCGCAGGAGAGGTGGCTGGTGAAAAAAGTCTTAAAACCCTGGCCGAACTCATTGATCAGCTCAACCAGGATACGGATATTACCAGGCGCTTCGGCCAGAAAGGCCTAGGCCAAAGAAACCTTGGCCGTGCCGTACAGCTGCTTTTAGAATCCTCTGAAACCAATGACGGCAAATGCATGTTTGCCCTGGATATTTTTAATGCCCTGGAACGGGTGGTCCTTGATTATGTCCAGGAGCCTGCGGATCG is drawn from uncultured Desulfobacter sp. and contains these coding sequences:
- a CDS encoding serine protein kinase PrkA, whose protein sequence is MAITTEPKTFNHHVEAVKKGARKFEDAFQGVSRMILDAGIRKVTVKGKNTYQFDLFSGGKKHLVGMYDEINSFVSFVKDASEGGSSREMAYVLVGEPGNGKTFFVEYLCARYREFLSSPANMKYTFRFKNLERLGGYGKINVIESQTYEDPMILAMSVKGDKEASMSYLSKAFKFKDKEIEALYEKYRPLGACSAYIWNQIREHCDDTPAQMMEFIEIAPVPLIESLGTITGKYPAKDKITSSAVDLMGEESIQRLLHIPDSNNPYRFDLRRGALARVAGGGIHFSDEIYKNKKDLVQVYLGVIQNRMIELDGFKWPIDTLIIATSNNSEFNTFLMEREEAPIVDRCRICYVAHNTDYKIQKTLTEYAIGTDVKRSLDQEVLHQDPNLNYAASVAVVLTRLPRSDKLTPVETMKLAAGEVAGEKSLKTLAELIDQLNQDTDITRRFGQKGLGQRNLGRAVQLLLESSETNDGKCMFALDIFNALERVVLDYVQEPADRAKFMEDLKIARGLYRERIMTEMFNAYMDEPLAIKKDVLNYVNMIIGVDAEQLGPDMMWKYKDPQTGELRALKIDERYIKNVEERLGLKTDEQRSSFRNSIRKIYGQKLSVDANYDFMDNLELVKAVTDVRLKSDIAGAGSLIGALANRTNEENQKLYDRMIYTMDQKLGYCPTCAQKTIEYFCSQEDDK
- a CDS encoding MerR family transcriptional regulator, whose product is MTRSKLLTIQDLIDELAMGKATLKFVLHRFSPWLAPNTQMINQETYYTEQAVASLLKIRKFLDSGLLPEQIEELLAQQAQWLKDTAPVQHHTANPGTPTQDTQLDAQSASMFKDMLEIFMEKQERIAMAQEALSRVEERKADAMEKRAAAEEKKAAAMTTIALALQQMNERHGLAAPNAMEIAGKAVEILAVEETCDLDESLLDTDFNSDQETLDSEHLFQNQSHGSLGDIKEQDMDDLSLLVNDNALTRQELDDLSALIDSVSSPAQDLDDLASLLDDPEPVPAQTDGPADHADNMDDLSKLIGSDPESLDYESLDNVDHAAKPEDDLDDLSLLVGTDTQEDIDDLSKLVNLGDHEDIDDLSKLIDQPRDHDAADLDDLYALIEQPIKSEPTMDDLSLLVGDGRGDDEQIDEQVELDDLSSLVSDTANSSPSPSKPEVAPVEDHGMDNLSALLTDTQDSADHKIAAHVEADTDIKEKFDEKGDGEPASIKPDISPDQDMGQYKAAVMQIIIDLKGRGLTAQQTTDRLNRDGVATLSGKPAWGLKAIEKIYGFIESAK
- a CDS encoding ABC transporter substrate-binding protein, with the translated sequence MAEKPAIKIGYLKITDHFILGVTVRKLQQGMETFKYCTLQPVVKNGWNEVADALSVKSLDGALVLAPTAMDLYKSGVDLKLLLLAHKNGSVLVKNKRANINSVEDFAGKTVLIPYQLSIHNMLFHKLLSEKGLKPGRATEKGIDVTLEVVAPFQMPEALEYDEDGEIGGFIVAEPFGSQVIAAGHGEEFELSKNLWAKHPCCVFVMRTEVIEKNPEAMQEICTSFVRSGLAIDAQPDPASIIGADFFSQDRDIIRRVLTDPPDRILTGELYPRKDDLDVIQKYMMDKMNIMTSLIDLDNFVDTRFADAAGAK